The genomic region GGTTGAAGATGAATTTATCAAGGTTGCTATTTGCCACTTTGACGGCTCACAAGAGAAAGTAAACCCAAGTATCGACGCTAAGTTTGGTGAGAATTACCAAGTGGTTGTAAGCGCAAAAATTTGGTTGGATGTGATGAATGCTGAGGCTTCAAAAGGGGCGGCAATTAAGCATCTCCAGAACACATTAGGTTTCACTTACGAACAGACCATGAGCTTTGGCGACTACCTAAATGATTACGAGATGCTTAAAGAAAGTTACCACTCATATGCGATGGAAAATGCACATCCAAAACTGAAAGAGATTGCTCGTTTTGGTGCGCCAAGTAATGTTGATGCAGGCGTATTCCAAGTGTTGGAGAAGCTTCTCGCGTAACGTTCGAAATCCTTTTTAGATTTATATTGAAGCCGGCTCACTAACATGAGCCGGCTTTTTTATTGGAAATCTTGAATTTGAAAACTCGCCTTAACATTGATTCGCTAAGGTACATTCTGGCTTGATTTGTCTGCCAAGTTTACCCATCCAAAATGTGGCAGCCAGAACCACGGTTCCAGCAATGGTAAAACTATAAATAATCGCATCGGCTTGCGCCAATACGGCAATCAACACATAACTTAAGCTCTGGGTTAAGGTGGCGAACAGCGCTAGCCCTCCATCTACTCTTCCTCTTTGTTTTATTGCTACCGCATGGTGCATCCAATTGGTTCGGGCAATTCTATTGAGTGCGTTGAATGCACCGAAAATAAAAGTAAGAACAATAAGATACGCAGGATTCTCTGCTTGGCTCATCAACAATAAAGAGAGTCCGATGATGTACATCGCTATTTGGATGATTGTTTTGTGAGATGCAGACTTCAGAATCAGTGGTAAAGATACCCCAATAATCAGTGCCCCCATGCCGAGAGAGATATTGTAAAGTGCAAGCCAGTCTCCGGTGATATCCAGTTCTGAAAACCAAATCGGAATTAAGCGGCTTAAAAAGGTCACCATCGGATATGAGAGACAAGAAACGATCAGGAAACCATAAAATTGAGGCGATTGAGAGAACACATCTTTAATTTCGACCAATTGCTGTTTGAATGGTGTATTCACACTCTCCGTGATTTGTCTTCTGTAAGGTGTCACCAGGTAACTTACCGCTGAAATGCTCGAGGCAATACCTGCAAAAATCGCAAATTCAATAATGCTCCACTGCTCGAGTAACACAACGCCAAGAGCGCCAGCACCCAAGGTTGTTGACTGCAAAATAATCTCTTGGTGACTCGAAATCTTGGCATATTCATGGTGGTCGTAATTCTCTTGCGTAAAGGCATTGTTGGTGTGCCAGGCGAGGCTACTTGAAACCCAAAAAATGAGTTGAGCGGCACCCAAGACGACAATAGAACCGACGCCAAACCAGTAAATTGCAGCGACAATAAATGCGGTTGAAGCCTGGATTACCTGCGCGATGATCAAAATATTTTTACGAGAATGGCGGTCGATCAAGGCTGAAAAATAGGGCGTAGCAAGAAAAGTGGTGATCGTACAAACCAGAGCCGTGAGCGCAACAAAAGTGCCCATATTGGGCGTTGCTAGCATTAACCAAGGAAGTGCCAACATAAATAGCCCCGAGCTAATGCCATCAAAGAAGCGTCCGGTAAGGTAGGGTGGTGTTTTTCTTTTCATATCTCTCTCATCGTCTCTGTTTTGTATCACTCTACAACTTAAAGCTAACTTTAAGTCAAGGTTAATTGAGAGAAATTTGAGAGCGAATATGCTGGTATTTGAACGAGTGTTCAGATTGTTGTAGTCTTAATGGCAACACGGATATCCACCTTGTATTGGATCTGCCTTATTAACGATATTTGGAATGACGATGAGTAAGAAACTTCAACTCGATATTATTTCTGACGTAATGTGCCCATGGTGCGTCGTCGGTTACAAAAACTTAGAGCAAGCCGTTTCAGAGCTTGGGCTAGAGCAACAGATTGAACTTGAATGGCAGCCGTTTGAGTTGAATCCAGATATGCCGCAAGAGGGTGAAAACCTGCGTGAGCATATCATGAGAAAATACGGTTCTAGTGCAGAAGAAAGTCAGCGTTCACGCGAGCAACTGGCGGCTCGTGGCAAAGCGGTAGGGTTCGATTTCAATTTTTATGACAGCATGAGAATGGTGAATTCACGCCACTTACATGTGCTGCTTGATTTTGCTCTAGCTTACGGAAAACAGACTGATTTGAAGCTACGCTTCTTCACAGCGCATTTTTCAGAGCAGAAAGACCTGTCAGATCTGGATGTTATTGCGCAAGAGCTTAAAGCGGTTGGCTTAGATGCAACGAAGGCACTGAAACGCTTAAAGAACATCGACAACTTAAAGCAAATAGAAGCGCAAGAGTTCGAATGGCAACGCATGGGGATCTCTGCGGTTCCTACCGTGGTATTTAACCGCAAGAGTGCAGTCACTGGCGCGCAGACGGTTGAAACGTACAAGCAGATTCTTCAAGAGCTTATTGTTGAATCATAAGCTGGTCATTGCTATCAATTAAAGTCTGGAGTTCATGGAATCACTTTCACTTTCACTCGCACAAGCGAAAAAAATTGTACTGCTATCGCAAAAGCTACCGCCTAAAAAGAAACGTAATGGCGGAGCTTTGGCGAACACGCTGTCTGCGATTGAAAATCTTGGTTATGTGCAAATTGATACTATTTCGGTGATACAGCGAGCCCACCATCATACGCTGTGGAATCGTAATCCAGATTACCAACTTAGCCATCTTGATAAGTTGTTAGAGCGTCGAGAGGTATTTGAGTATTGGTCGCATGCTGCTGCGTATTTACCAATGCGAGATTACCGTTTCAGTTTGCATCGAAAGAACGCGTTCGCAAGCGGTAAGCTGAAGCATTGGTATAAAAAAGATGAGACCCTCATGGCATATGTTCTCAAACGCATTGAGAACGAAGGGCCATTAATGGCGAAAGATTTTGAAGGCGATAGACCAAACCCCGGCGGATGGGGCGGTAAACCAGCCAAACAGGCGCTAGAGACTTTGTTTATGCAAGGCGACCTCATGGTG from Vibrio gigantis harbors:
- a CDS encoding DsbA family oxidoreductase, which encodes MSKKLQLDIISDVMCPWCVVGYKNLEQAVSELGLEQQIELEWQPFELNPDMPQEGENLREHIMRKYGSSAEESQRSREQLAARGKAVGFDFNFYDSMRMVNSRHLHVLLDFALAYGKQTDLKLRFFTAHFSEQKDLSDLDVIAQELKAVGLDATKALKRLKNIDNLKQIEAQEFEWQRMGISAVPTVVFNRKSAVTGAQTVETYKQILQELIVES
- a CDS encoding MFS transporter, which codes for MKRKTPPYLTGRFFDGISSGLFMLALPWLMLATPNMGTFVALTALVCTITTFLATPYFSALIDRHSRKNILIIAQVIQASTAFIVAAIYWFGVGSIVVLGAAQLIFWVSSSLAWHTNNAFTQENYDHHEYAKISSHQEIILQSTTLGAGALGVVLLEQWSIIEFAIFAGIASSISAVSYLVTPYRRQITESVNTPFKQQLVEIKDVFSQSPQFYGFLIVSCLSYPMVTFLSRLIPIWFSELDITGDWLALYNISLGMGALIIGVSLPLILKSASHKTIIQIAMYIIGLSLLLMSQAENPAYLIVLTFIFGAFNALNRIARTNWMHHAVAIKQRGRVDGGLALFATLTQSLSYVLIAVLAQADAIIYSFTIAGTVVLAATFWMGKLGRQIKPECTLANQC